The following are from one region of the Aequoribacter fuscus genome:
- a CDS encoding inositol monophosphatase family protein — MEPMVSIALRAARKAGDTIVRAADELDRLPVDSKGTNDFVSEVDRNAEREIIQQLAKTYPDHAFIGEESGRTGPEEAEYVWIIDPLDGTTNYLRGIPHYAVSIACTYKGKLEHAVVHNPVLREEFTASRGRGAQFNGRRIRVSNTQGLESALVGTGIPFKGHCAEHLPTYSAALAEIASRSAGIRRAGAASLDLAYVAAGRLDAFWEIGLAPWDMAAGVLLIKEAGGLVSDFDGGEKFMESGSIVAGNPRAFKSVLQIVASKTRVG, encoded by the coding sequence ATGGAACCAATGGTCAGTATTGCTTTGCGCGCGGCGCGTAAGGCCGGCGACACGATCGTCCGCGCGGCGGATGAACTCGACCGCCTTCCAGTCGACAGCAAAGGTACCAATGACTTTGTCTCAGAAGTCGATCGCAACGCCGAACGCGAAATTATTCAGCAACTCGCAAAAACGTATCCTGATCACGCGTTCATCGGTGAAGAATCGGGGCGAACGGGTCCCGAAGAAGCCGAATACGTCTGGATTATCGACCCGCTCGACGGCACGACGAATTACCTCAGAGGCATCCCGCACTACGCGGTTTCGATTGCCTGCACTTACAAAGGTAAACTCGAGCACGCAGTTGTTCACAACCCTGTACTGCGCGAGGAATTTACTGCCTCGCGAGGACGCGGTGCACAGTTCAACGGGCGCCGCATCCGGGTTTCTAATACCCAAGGCCTAGAGTCAGCTTTAGTGGGTACGGGTATTCCCTTTAAAGGCCACTGCGCAGAACACCTACCCACTTACTCGGCCGCATTGGCTGAAATTGCCTCGCGCAGCGCTGGGATTCGCCGAGCTGGGGCCGCGTCTTTAGACCTCGCTTACGTCGCTGCAGGACGTTTAGACGCGTTCTGGGAAATCGGGCTCGCACCCTGGGACATGGCAGCAGGTGTGTTATTGATAAAAGAAGCCGGCGGCTTAGTCAGCGACTTTGATGGCGGTGAAAAGTTTATGGAATCGGGCAGCATTGTCGCCGGAAACCCCCGCGCCTTTAAATCCGTCCTGCAGATCGTCGCTTCAAAAACCCGCGTCGGTTAA
- a CDS encoding cysteine desulfurase family protein, with the protein MSSKPIYLDYLATTPIAPEVRDAMLGCLDETGDFGNPASRTHVYGWQAEHRVEIARGAIADLIGADPREIIFTSGATEANNLAIKGVFEALQFKGHFVTSAIEHKAVLDPANQLQRKGVGVSFLPATKEGLMDVDALERSLRDDTKLVSIMWVNNELGTINPITEIAQLVKSKGILLHVDAAQAVGKLPINLADVPVDFMSLSGHKLYGPKGIGALFVRRGATPAPVAQIHGGGHERGFRSGTLPTHQIAGFGAAAKLASDRWEEDQAHYASLGGYMTQRLLGLEGATLNGSLTIRLPQAANISFDGVEGEALLSALVGLAISSGSACNSAVMKPSHVLLGIGAGRARADSALRFSLGRSTRREDIDAAIDELDATLRLLRGKPLD; encoded by the coding sequence ATGAGTAGTAAGCCAATTTACCTAGATTATTTAGCGACTACGCCGATTGCACCTGAAGTGAGAGATGCAATGCTTGGGTGCCTTGACGAGACGGGGGATTTTGGTAATCCGGCATCGCGGACCCACGTCTATGGATGGCAAGCGGAGCATCGCGTCGAAATAGCTCGGGGTGCCATTGCCGATTTGATTGGTGCTGACCCGCGCGAAATTATTTTTACGTCGGGCGCAACCGAAGCAAATAATCTGGCGATCAAAGGTGTGTTCGAGGCGTTACAGTTTAAGGGTCATTTTGTGACCAGCGCGATTGAGCACAAGGCCGTGTTAGACCCTGCCAATCAGTTGCAACGCAAAGGGGTTGGCGTGTCGTTTTTGCCCGCGACTAAAGAAGGTTTGATGGATGTCGATGCACTGGAACGCTCATTGCGTGACGACACCAAGCTGGTATCAATTATGTGGGTCAATAATGAATTGGGCACGATTAACCCGATTACAGAAATCGCCCAGCTGGTCAAGTCCAAGGGCATCTTATTGCACGTCGATGCTGCCCAGGCTGTGGGGAAATTGCCAATCAATTTGGCCGATGTGCCGGTCGACTTCATGTCGCTGTCGGGTCACAAACTGTATGGACCAAAAGGTATTGGTGCTCTGTTTGTGCGTCGAGGCGCAACACCAGCCCCGGTAGCCCAAATTCACGGTGGTGGACATGAGCGAGGCTTTCGCAGTGGCACCTTGCCGACCCATCAGATAGCGGGTTTCGGCGCTGCTGCGAAACTTGCCAGCGACCGCTGGGAGGAAGATCAAGCACATTATGCTAGCTTGGGTGGATACATGACTCAGCGTCTTCTCGGGCTCGAGGGAGCGACACTAAACGGTAGCTTAACGATTCGGTTACCGCAGGCCGCAAATATATCTTTTGATGGGGTAGAGGGTGAGGCCCTGTTATCTGCGCTGGTGGGGCTGGCGATTTCCTCAGGATCGGCATGTAACTCAGCTGTCATGAAACCGTCTCATGTGCTCTTGGGTATTGGGGCGGGGCGCGCCCGTGCCGACAGCGCACTTCGATTTAGCTTGGGGCGCTCGACGCGTCGCGAAGATATCGATGCGGCGATCGATGAACTTGACGCTACTCTTCGACTGTTGCGCGGTAAGCCTTTGGATTAA
- the secF gene encoding protein translocase subunit SecF: MKIIDFMAWRRLAAGLSIALILASVVSLGVKELSWGLDFTGGTLVEVEYADSADLTVIRQTLQSRGYEGAIVVSFGTDRDVLIRLPAGTSDEQGAALLGILQNESEVEVELRRIEFVGPQVGEELREQGGLAMLLALGLVMLYIAFRFQFKFALGAVGALAHDVIIVLGFFSLFDLEFDLTVLAAILAVIGYSLNDTIVVSDRIRENFRKLRRTDPLEVINQSLSETLGRTLVTSLTTLLVLISLAFVGGEMIHGFALALLVGVFVGTYSSIYVAANLLIALGVSKEDLVIPIQEGVDDLALEP; the protein is encoded by the coding sequence ATGAAGATTATTGACTTTATGGCATGGCGCCGTTTGGCCGCGGGGCTATCCATTGCCTTGATTCTGGCAAGTGTCGTCTCGCTCGGTGTTAAGGAGTTGAGCTGGGGACTAGATTTTACTGGGGGCACCTTAGTCGAAGTTGAATACGCCGACTCGGCAGATTTGACCGTTATCCGCCAGACCCTGCAGTCACGTGGTTACGAAGGGGCGATCGTAGTGAGCTTTGGGACTGATCGTGATGTGCTGATTCGCTTGCCTGCAGGTACCTCTGATGAGCAAGGTGCGGCTTTGTTGGGTATTTTACAAAACGAGTCTGAGGTTGAGGTAGAGTTGCGTCGGATCGAATTCGTCGGCCCTCAAGTCGGCGAGGAGCTTCGTGAGCAGGGTGGTTTGGCTATGCTGTTGGCGCTTGGCTTGGTGATGCTTTACATTGCCTTTCGGTTTCAGTTCAAGTTTGCACTCGGTGCCGTGGGTGCCTTAGCGCATGACGTCATTATCGTGTTGGGTTTCTTCTCGCTGTTTGATTTGGAGTTCGACCTGACGGTGTTAGCGGCGATTTTAGCGGTCATTGGCTACTCCCTGAACGATACCATCGTAGTGAGCGATCGCATTCGCGAAAATTTCCGCAAGTTACGTCGTACAGATCCATTGGAAGTGATCAATCAGTCGTTAAGCGAGACTCTGGGTCGGACGTTGGTGACTTCGTTAACAACTTTGCTGGTGCTGATTTCTCTGGCTTTTGTGGGTGGCGAAATGATCCACGGTTTCGCGTTAGCACTGTTAGTTGGTGTGTTTGTCGGTACGTACTCGTCGATTTACGTCGCCGCGAATTTGCTGATTGCTCTGGGTGTCAGCAAAGAAGATTTGGTCATCCCCATCCAAGAGGGTGTCGATGATTTAGCGCTGGAGCCTTGA
- the secD gene encoding protein translocase subunit SecD, producing the protein MLNRYSLWKNLLVLVFVLFGFVYAAPNLYAPDPAIQITSASSGQAITDATLKRALEALEDADIQHFGESISDNGRNALIRLGAADQQLVGQARIARALGDGYIVALNLAPTTPKWLTDLGAQPMKLGLDLSGGVHFKLEVDVDAALERRHEYYLTAVKKLLRENRIRGLVDLDEQGAVVSQYGSEQEREDARGAIADEMPELMLDRLDEQEGQFGLKVSMTEQAKAQLIDYAVAQNLTTLRNRVNELGVSEPLVQRQGRNRIVVELPGIQDTAEAKRILGKVANLEFRLVASSNARPSEKQRFEYRSEDRLGMSEWLERDVIITGERVSNAAAGFDQNGRPNVSISLDSEGGTLMSRATRNNVKRRMGVLFIERKYKTSYDVAADGSDVITKIPYDEKRILTAPVIQQALGAQFQITGLDSPLEASELALMLRAGALAAPISFVEERTVGPSLGAENIELGVKSVQIGLALVVIFMLVYYRAFGAVAVVALGCNLVLLLAFMSLLGATLTLPGIAGIVLTVGMAVDANVLIFSRIREELNGGSSAQMAIHKGFEQALSTILDANITTLIVAVILYAVGTGPIKGFAVTLSLGILTSMFTAIIGTRALINLIYGGRKVKTLSIGGVSK; encoded by the coding sequence ATGTTAAACCGTTATTCCCTCTGGAAAAACCTGCTGGTTTTGGTGTTCGTGCTGTTTGGGTTTGTCTATGCAGCCCCAAATCTTTATGCACCTGACCCTGCGATTCAGATAACGAGCGCAAGCAGCGGTCAAGCGATTACCGATGCTACCTTGAAGCGTGCTTTGGAAGCCTTAGAGGATGCCGATATCCAACACTTTGGCGAATCGATTTCGGACAATGGTCGCAACGCACTCATTCGTCTGGGCGCTGCAGATCAGCAGCTCGTGGGTCAGGCGCGTATCGCTCGGGCCTTGGGAGACGGTTACATTGTCGCTCTGAACTTGGCGCCCACCACGCCAAAATGGTTGACTGACTTGGGCGCTCAACCGATGAAGTTAGGCCTAGATCTGAGCGGTGGTGTGCACTTCAAACTTGAAGTCGATGTCGATGCTGCCCTAGAACGCAGGCATGAGTATTATTTGACTGCGGTCAAAAAGCTGTTGCGAGAAAACCGTATCAGAGGTTTGGTCGATCTGGACGAGCAGGGCGCCGTTGTCTCTCAGTACGGTAGCGAGCAGGAACGGGAAGACGCGCGCGGTGCTATTGCAGACGAAATGCCTGAACTCATGCTTGACCGTCTCGACGAGCAAGAAGGCCAATTTGGTTTAAAAGTCAGCATGACTGAGCAGGCAAAAGCACAGCTCATTGACTACGCGGTAGCGCAGAATCTAACGACCCTGCGTAATCGCGTGAATGAGCTGGGGGTTTCCGAGCCGCTGGTGCAGCGGCAGGGGCGTAACCGTATTGTGGTCGAACTCCCGGGTATTCAAGATACCGCTGAAGCAAAGCGTATTTTGGGTAAAGTTGCGAACCTGGAATTTCGCTTGGTTGCGAGCAGTAATGCACGCCCCTCAGAAAAACAGCGGTTCGAATACCGTAGCGAAGATCGTTTGGGTATGAGCGAGTGGTTGGAGCGTGACGTCATTATTACCGGTGAGCGCGTCTCTAATGCGGCAGCAGGGTTTGATCAAAACGGCCGACCGAATGTGAGCATTAGCCTCGATAGCGAGGGAGGTACGCTCATGTCGCGGGCGACTCGCAACAACGTTAAGCGTCGCATGGGGGTTCTATTTATCGAGCGTAAATACAAGACTTCCTACGATGTTGCGGCCGACGGTAGCGATGTCATCACCAAAATACCTTACGATGAAAAACGGATTCTGACAGCTCCGGTTATCCAGCAAGCCTTGGGAGCTCAGTTTCAGATAACAGGGCTGGACAGCCCGCTAGAGGCGAGTGAGCTGGCTTTGATGTTGCGTGCTGGCGCTTTGGCGGCCCCCATCTCGTTTGTTGAAGAGCGCACAGTCGGGCCATCGCTTGGGGCAGAGAATATCGAGTTAGGCGTAAAATCAGTGCAGATTGGCTTGGCTCTGGTCGTTATTTTTATGTTGGTCTACTATCGTGCCTTTGGTGCTGTGGCGGTTGTCGCTCTGGGCTGCAACCTCGTATTGCTGCTGGCGTTTATGTCCTTGCTGGGGGCAACACTGACACTGCCCGGTATTGCGGGTATTGTCCTTACGGTTGGTATGGCCGTAGATGCCAATGTACTCATCTTTTCGAGGATTCGAGAGGAGCTAAATGGCGGCTCCAGTGCCCAGATGGCCATTCACAAAGGTTTTGAGCAGGCCTTAAGCACGATTTTAGATGCGAATATCACCACGCTGATCGTCGCTGTTATTCTCTACGCAGTGGGCACGGGTCCAATCAAGGGATTTGCCGTTACCCTGTCACTCGGCATTTTGACCTCGATGTTTACCGCGATCATTGGAACTAGGGCCTTAATTAATTTGATTTACGGTGGTCGCAAAGTTAAGACCCTGTCGATTGGGGGAGTCTCAAAATGA
- the ispG gene encoding flavodoxin-dependent (E)-4-hydroxy-3-methylbut-2-enyl-diphosphate synthase, with protein MHAPSPIIRRQSRKIWVGKVPVGGDAPISVQSMTNTETCDVDATVAQIQAIAEAGADIVRVSVPSMDAAEAFKQIRQRVDVPLVADIHFDHQIALAVAEYGVDCLRINPGNIGRMEKVQEVIHSARDKGIPIRIGVNAGSLGKELQRKYGEPTAEALVESAMNHVELLDRFNYPDFKVSVKASDVFMAVDAYRLLAKKIDQPLHLGITEAGGFRNGTVKSAIGLGLLLMEGIGDTIRISLAADPVQEVKVGFDILKSLKLRSNGINFIACPSCSRQNFDVIATMNELEMRLEDIRQPMDVAIIGCVVNGPGEAREADVGLTGASPNNLIYLDGKPNHKIDNKDFVDHLEQVIRTKASELAQSAAAADANIIAKN; from the coding sequence ATGCATGCACCAAGTCCAATCATTCGTCGTCAAAGCCGTAAAATTTGGGTCGGCAAAGTGCCCGTTGGCGGGGATGCGCCGATCAGTGTGCAGAGCATGACGAACACCGAGACGTGCGACGTTGACGCCACCGTTGCTCAGATCCAAGCGATTGCGGAGGCGGGCGCTGACATTGTCCGCGTCTCTGTGCCCAGTATGGACGCCGCGGAGGCCTTTAAACAAATCCGTCAGCGGGTTGACGTGCCCTTGGTTGCGGATATTCACTTTGACCACCAAATCGCTCTAGCCGTTGCGGAATATGGCGTCGATTGTTTGCGTATTAACCCTGGCAATATCGGGCGAATGGAAAAGGTGCAAGAGGTTATACACTCGGCGCGAGATAAGGGTATCCCGATTCGCATTGGCGTCAACGCTGGGTCGCTGGGCAAAGAGTTGCAGCGCAAATATGGCGAGCCAACTGCCGAGGCTTTGGTTGAGTCGGCCATGAACCACGTCGAGCTACTGGACCGGTTTAACTACCCGGATTTTAAGGTCAGCGTCAAAGCCTCCGACGTATTTATGGCCGTGGACGCCTATCGCCTGCTAGCCAAAAAAATCGATCAGCCTCTGCACTTGGGTATAACCGAGGCAGGCGGCTTCCGCAACGGTACGGTGAAGTCAGCGATTGGCTTAGGCTTGTTATTGATGGAAGGCATTGGTGACACCATACGTATTTCGCTCGCCGCTGACCCCGTGCAAGAAGTCAAGGTGGGCTTTGACATTCTTAAGAGTCTCAAACTTCGCAGTAATGGCATAAACTTCATCGCTTGCCCGAGCTGTTCTCGCCAAAACTTCGACGTCATAGCGACGATGAACGAATTGGAGATGCGGCTTGAAGATATACGGCAGCCCATGGATGTTGCCATTATTGGTTGCGTGGTGAACGGGCCAGGCGAGGCACGAGAAGCCGACGTTGGCTTGACTGGTGCTAGCCCCAACAATCTGATTTATTTGGATGGCAAGCCCAATCATAAAATCGACAATAAAGATTTCGTCGACCACCTGGAACAGGTTATCCGAACCAAGGCGAGCGAGTTGGCACAGAGCGCGGCCGCAGCTGACGCCAATATCATTGCAAAGAATTAG
- a CDS encoding RNA methyltransferase, which produces MFESVRIVLVEPSHPGNIGGVARAMKNMGFTNLVLVAPRRFPDEEATWRAASAADVLDGARVVATVEEAIADCHFVVGTSARERRIPWPILDSRRAALQIRGEAARGQVAMLFGREDRGLTNDELKLCDLHVNVPTDEAYRSLNLAMAVQILCYELRMQTLYDSLPERADEEWDAPFATKEAMQRFYEHLEQTLIDIEFLDPSAPRQLMTRLQRLYNRMRIDEMELNILRGMLTETQKVVFERSALRAKLNQKTDDDE; this is translated from the coding sequence ATGTTTGAGTCTGTGCGTATCGTTTTGGTCGAGCCGTCGCATCCCGGCAATATCGGTGGCGTTGCACGCGCCATGAAAAACATGGGGTTTACGAATCTGGTTTTGGTTGCGCCGCGTCGCTTTCCAGACGAAGAGGCGACATGGCGAGCGGCCTCTGCGGCAGATGTGTTGGATGGCGCAAGGGTTGTGGCCACCGTTGAGGAAGCTATCGCAGATTGTCATTTTGTGGTGGGAACGAGCGCGCGTGAGCGACGCATCCCCTGGCCGATATTAGACTCGCGGCGCGCGGCGTTGCAAATCAGAGGCGAAGCGGCACGGGGGCAGGTCGCGATGTTGTTTGGACGTGAGGACAGGGGCTTAACAAACGACGAGCTTAAACTTTGCGATTTGCATGTCAACGTGCCTACCGACGAGGCTTACCGCTCACTGAATCTTGCGATGGCGGTGCAAATTTTGTGTTATGAGCTGCGTATGCAGACCTTGTATGACAGTTTGCCGGAGCGCGCCGATGAGGAATGGGATGCCCCGTTTGCCACGAAAGAGGCAATGCAGCGCTTTTATGAGCATTTGGAGCAAACCTTGATCGATATCGAATTTCTGGATCCGAGTGCACCCCGTCAGTTGATGACGCGATTGCAGCGGCTTTATAACAGAATGCGTATCGATGAAATGGAACTCAACATCTTGCGAGGGATGCTGACCGAAACGCAAAAAGTGGTGTTCGAACGCAGTGCACTTCGCGCGAAACTTAATCAAAAGACTGATGACGATGAGTAG
- the ndk gene encoding nucleoside-diphosphate kinase produces the protein MAVERTLSIVKPDAVGKNVIGEIYSRFESNGLKVVAAKMVRLTDATAGGFYAEHKERPFFPDLIEFMTSGPVMVQVLEGENAVMKNRELMGATNPKEAAAGTIRADFAQSIDANAVHGSDSLASAEREINYFFAQTELCDRA, from the coding sequence ATGGCAGTAGAACGCACTTTATCTATCGTTAAACCCGATGCAGTCGGCAAAAATGTCATCGGCGAGATTTACTCTCGTTTCGAATCTAATGGCCTGAAAGTGGTTGCTGCGAAAATGGTGCGTTTGACCGATGCGACCGCTGGTGGATTTTATGCTGAGCATAAAGAGCGTCCATTTTTTCCAGACTTGATCGAGTTTATGACATCAGGTCCTGTTATGGTGCAGGTGCTGGAAGGTGAAAATGCCGTGATGAAAAATCGTGAGCTGATGGGCGCTACCAACCCAAAAGAAGCAGCGGCGGGTACGATTCGTGCTGACTTCGCGCAATCCATTGACGCCAATGCGGTTCACGGTTCAGATTCTCTGGCTTCGGCCGAGCGCGAGATCAACTACTTTTTCGCGCAAACGGAACTGTGCGATCGCGCCTAA
- the rlmN gene encoding 23S rRNA (adenine(2503)-C(2))-methyltransferase RlmN, whose product MVTDTLPVARDTRVNLLGLTRAQMEAFFAECGEKSFRAQQVMKWIHHHGVCDFEAMTNLSKSLRAKLSERACVRPPEVVSRHDSADGTRKWLVRSIEGGLVESVLIPDGDRATLCVSSQVGCSLDCSFCSTGKQGFERDLTASDIIGQVWLAIDSFDAFQPGKDRVVTNVVMMGMGEPLLNFDAVVSAMDLMMDDLAYGLSKRRVTLSTSGVVPALDKLAEVSCVSLAVSLHAPNDALRNQLVPINKKYPIAELLASAQRYLDAQNDRKRVVTIEYTLIAGVNDQPEHARELAVLLKNFPCKINLIPFNAFPGSSYQRPSGNAVSRFWQVLIDAGFIVTVRTTRGDDISAACGQLVGDVVDRTKRSQRHKAALEGHLEVVEVS is encoded by the coding sequence ATGGTTACTGATACGCTTCCTGTTGCCCGCGATACACGAGTGAATTTGCTCGGGTTGACCCGCGCGCAGATGGAAGCGTTTTTTGCAGAGTGTGGAGAAAAATCGTTTCGCGCTCAACAGGTCATGAAGTGGATCCATCACCACGGGGTGTGCGATTTCGAGGCAATGACCAACCTGTCAAAATCGCTTCGGGCCAAACTCAGCGAGCGCGCTTGTGTTCGGCCGCCCGAGGTCGTCAGTCGTCACGATTCGGCCGACGGGACGCGCAAGTGGCTGGTCCGCTCTATCGAAGGGGGGTTGGTCGAATCCGTTTTAATTCCCGACGGTGATCGCGCAACCTTGTGCGTTTCTTCGCAGGTCGGTTGCAGTTTGGATTGTAGTTTTTGCTCGACCGGGAAGCAGGGTTTTGAACGGGACCTCACAGCCTCAGATATCATCGGGCAGGTGTGGCTCGCGATTGACTCCTTTGACGCCTTTCAACCCGGCAAAGATCGTGTCGTGACCAATGTCGTCATGATGGGGATGGGTGAACCTCTACTCAACTTTGACGCGGTAGTCTCGGCCATGGATCTGATGATGGACGATCTGGCGTACGGATTGTCAAAACGCCGCGTAACGCTGAGCACCTCGGGCGTGGTGCCCGCGCTAGACAAGCTAGCGGAGGTCAGTTGTGTGAGTCTGGCGGTGTCTTTGCACGCGCCCAACGACGCCCTGCGCAATCAGTTGGTGCCCATAAACAAGAAGTATCCTATCGCCGAATTGCTGGCGAGCGCGCAGCGTTACCTCGATGCACAAAACGATCGGAAACGCGTGGTTACCATAGAGTATACCTTGATCGCTGGTGTGAATGATCAGCCAGAGCACGCTCGCGAACTGGCGGTGTTGCTGAAAAATTTCCCCTGCAAGATTAACCTCATCCCATTTAATGCGTTTCCTGGCTCGTCTTACCAGCGACCGAGTGGTAATGCTGTGTCACGGTTTTGGCAGGTCTTGATTGATGCTGGGTTTATCGTCACTGTCCGCACGACGCGGGGAGATGACATCAGCGCTGCCTGCGGTCAGTTAGTGGGTGATGTGGTTGATCGAACGAAGCGATCACAGCGGCATAAGGCCGCGCTGGAGGGCCACCTTGAGGTGGTGGAGGTCAGCTGA
- the pilW gene encoding type IV pilus biogenesis/stability protein PilW, which yields MRIVLGAILALILGGCVTTNETVFTNKEAPDVALKRRVELARAYIGQGNWENAKRNLKLAAEIDPNNAEVYEAFALVYQSTGEFEAAEANFRKALALDKSLSRARNNFAAFLFGQQRFAEAEVELELVVRDTLYSGRPQAFTNLGLCRARLGKTESAIEALERALTMEARNPLALLTLAQLYLEQNDYLNGQSYYSSYRKLVRTQPAAGLWTGVRLAKALQLQDEQASLELALQNLYPDSPEAKAMREQRKVQRPNGVGSSH from the coding sequence ATGCGTATTGTCCTTGGTGCCATTTTGGCGTTGATTCTCGGAGGTTGTGTCACCACCAACGAGACCGTATTCACGAACAAGGAAGCGCCAGATGTCGCTCTCAAACGCCGGGTTGAGCTGGCACGTGCTTACATCGGTCAGGGCAATTGGGAAAACGCTAAACGCAACTTAAAGCTGGCCGCCGAGATTGACCCCAATAACGCCGAAGTGTACGAAGCCTTTGCGCTCGTATATCAATCCACGGGCGAGTTCGAGGCCGCAGAGGCGAATTTTCGTAAGGCCCTCGCTCTCGATAAATCGTTGTCGCGTGCCCGCAATAATTTTGCAGCGTTTTTGTTTGGGCAGCAGCGGTTTGCTGAAGCTGAAGTCGAGTTGGAGTTGGTGGTGCGCGACACCTTGTACAGTGGTCGTCCACAGGCTTTTACGAATTTGGGTTTATGCCGAGCACGTTTGGGCAAAACTGAGTCAGCGATAGAAGCCTTAGAGCGTGCCCTGACAATGGAGGCGCGCAATCCTCTAGCGCTTCTCACATTAGCGCAGCTCTATCTGGAACAAAACGATTACCTCAATGGTCAAAGTTATTATTCGTCGTATCGCAAATTGGTCAGGACTCAGCCAGCGGCGGGGTTGTGGACCGGTGTTCGCCTTGCCAAAGCCTTGCAGCTGCAAGATGAGCAAGCGAGCTTAGAGCTCGCGCTACAAAATTTATATCCAGATTCGCCGGAAGCTAAAGCCATGCGGGAACAGCGCAAGGTGCAGAGGCCAAACGGAGTTGGGAGTAGTCACTAA